The following are encoded in a window of Vespula pensylvanica isolate Volc-1 chromosome 2, ASM1446617v1, whole genome shotgun sequence genomic DNA:
- the LOC122627320 gene encoding short transient receptor potential channel 5-like gives MTQEDTHRTEEEYEIRGNVTLPQLQEIEQEFFDLVANGTIAEVELYLRVHPDFKINATNYQFQGITALHIAIEEKNICMVKFLLSHPEIDPGDAHLYAIRENETKIAAMILDKLNEISPGLEYASVTHSSDFPDEATPLAIAAQYGHYELIQYLIEHRLHRIQRPHPPNCNCLSVCKYEHGRICFNRREREIYDSLTVDRKRIFLYRAISNPAYICLTEEDPILASFNLSVELKMAASYDREFYNEYIQLSEQLSKFATDLIGCARKAQEVETVLKRTSGFTRTSRFIYPRLLIALDYKQKTFVAHPNVQEMIENKWVDGWYEWRMRKTWLQCLTVLLRIILLPLIALIILIIPNTKIAKFFSSPVNKFLHSVASYLVFLIIVFIISNADKNKQLRGPPDTGFEPILAIFVISYLWSIIRLIIMHGPKRYFRAPWNWYETCMIFLFVLTFICWIDAAIDVRINGQRDLERKYWHKYDPTLIGEGIYCLATIMAFFRLMFLCQLNYHLGPLQLSLGKMIRDVTKFIVIFAIVLLAFTSGLCKLYQYYDDMVQIDKSNIKIQQVSSFVNFPSSLKTLFWAVFCMSPIESADVIIENLPSDSETETIINYHTFTEIIGYIAFASFEFISVVVVLNMLIACMTNTFTKVTENVIVEWTFGRTEVYVDFMLMTTLPPPFNIIPTFAGFQTVAEYVKVLLKPPPNKRARWDFMQCCYIVSSVELHETLEDEKDEIFDQVMMQLVQRYFRMKSREIEKTNIEKLRRELIEVRGLLREALEAA, from the exons atgactCAAGAGGATACTCATCGAACGGAAGAAGAATacgaaata CGAGGAAACGTGACGCTTCCTCAACTTCAAGAAATAGAACAGGAATTTTTCGATTTGGTGGCAAATGGAACTATTGCTGAAGTCGAGCTTTATCTGAGAGTTCATCCggattttaaaattaatgctACGAACTACCAA tttcagGGTATTACAGCTCTACACATAGCTATTGAAGAGAAGAACATCTGCATGGTGAAATTTCTACTTTCCCATCCGGAGATCGATCCCGGTGACGCCCATCTCTATGCAATCAGAGAAAACGAGACGAAGATCGCCGCCATGATTTTAGACAAGCTCAACGAGATATCCCCGGGATTAGAATATGCCAGTGTCACTCACAGCTCTGATTTCCCGGACGAGGCTACACCCTTAGCGATTGCAGCACAGTACGGTCATTATGAGCTTATTCAATATCTGATCGAACATCGACTTCACAGAATCCAACGACCTCACCCACCTAACTGCAATTGCTTGAGTGTGTGCAAGTACGAGCACGGTAGAATCtgt TTTAACAGACGAGAACGTGAAATTTACGACAGCTTAACGGTGGATCGAAAACGTATATTTCTCTATCGAGCTATCTCTAATCCAGCCTATATCTGTTTGACCGAGGAAGATCCAATTCTCGCGTCTTTTAATCTATCGGTTGAGCTAAAAATGGCTGCATCCTACGACAGGGAGTTCTATAACGAGTACATCCAGCTATCCGAG CAATTATCAAAATTCGCTACGGATCTGATTGGCTGCGCTAGGAAAGCTCAGGAAGTAGAGACAGTGTTGAAAAGAACGTCAGGTTTTACCAGAACGTCTAGATTCATTTATCCGCGCTTGTTAATAGCTCTTGATTACAAGCAAAAAACTTTTGTCGCCCATCCAAACGTTCAAGAG ATGATCGAGAACAAATGGGTAGACGGCTGGTACGAATGGAGGATGAGAAAAACCTGGCTCCAATGTCTGACCGTCTTACTACGAATAATCCTATTACCTCTGATCGCCTTGATCATTCTGATCATACCGAACACCAAAATCGCCAAGTTCTTTTCGAGTCCGgtgaataaatttcttcacTCCGTTGCCAGCTATCTCGTTTTCCTTATcatcgtatttattatatccaaCGCCGATAAGAACAAGCAACTTCGTGGACCACCGGATACAG gatTCGAACCGATCCTAGCAATTTTCGTGATATCGTATTTATGGTCGATCATTCGACTTATCATCATGCACGGTCCAAAAAGATACTTCAGAGCACCTTGGAACTG GTACGAAACCTGTATGATCTTTCTGTTCGTACTGACGTTTATATGCTGGATAGATGCTGCAATCGACGTCAGGATTAACGGTCAACGCGATTTAGAGAGAAAGTATTGGCACAAATATGATCCCACATTGATAGGAGAAGGTATTTACTGTTTGGCTACGATCATGGCCTTCTTTCGATTGATGTTCCTTTGTCAATTGAATTATCACCTCGGTCCGCTTCAACTCTCCCTTGGAAAGATGATCCGTGACGTCACCAAGTTCATCGTGATATTCGCCATCGTCCTTCTAGCTTTCACATCCG GTCTGTGTAAGTTGTATCAGTATTACGACGACATGGTACAGATCGATAAAAGTAACATAAAGATACAACAGGTGAGTTCATTCGTTAATTTCCCATCGAGCCTGAAGACTCTTTTTTGGGCTGTTTTCTGTATGAGTCCTATCGAAAGTGCTGATGTCATTATTGAGAATCTCCCAAGTGATAGCGAAACGGAAACCATCATAAACTATCATACCTTTACAGAGATTATCGGTTATATCGCGTTTGCAA GTTTCGAATTCATTTCTGTGGTGGTTGTCCTTAACATGCTGATTGCCTGTATGACCAATACCTTTACCAAGGTCACAGAAAACGTCATCGTCGAATGGACCTTTGGTCGAACCGAG GTTTACGTCGACTTCATGCTGATGACCACCCTACCACCACCCTTCAATATAATTCCCACTTTCGCTGGCTTTCAAACGGTCGCCGAATACGTGAAGGTACTCCTCAAGCCACCGCCGAACAAACGCGCCCGCTGGGACTTCATGCAGTGTTGCTATATCGTTAGTAGCGTTGAATTACAC gaAACATTAGAAGATGAAAAGGATGAAATATTCGACCAAGTGATGATGCAACTGGTACAACGTTATTTCCGCATGAAGagtagagaaatagagaagacgAACATTGAGAAACTTAGAAGAGAATTGATAGAAGTGAGAGGACTTTTGCGAGAGGCACTTGAAGCAGCATGA
- the LOC122626958 gene encoding max-like protein X isoform X1 — MANTLHKDGYETQSLTMRGGSGAVGPNADMKLEPSSPTEKYTFSRCSSTGSVNTASSSAHNTGGFDLISEDEDSDNKNSTISYKERRREAHTQAEQKRRDAIKKGYDSLQNLVPTCQHTDSSGYKLSKATVLQKSIDYIQFLLQQKKKQEDERNALRKEVVALRIMQANYEQIVKAHQTQPGHAEMRISDETKFQVFQAIMDRLFQSFNNISVANFAELSGCVFSWLEEHCKPQTLREVVLSVLQQLNNQIS, encoded by the exons ATGGCAAACACTTTGCACAAGGACGGATACGAGACAC AAAGTTTAACTATGCGTGGAGGCAGTGGTGCTGTTGGACCAAATGCTGATATGAAATTAGAGCCATCTAGTCCTACGGAAAAGTATACTTTCTCTCGTTGTAGTAGTACAGGCTCTGTAAATACTGCGTCCTCGTCTGCTCATAATACAG GTGGGTTTGATTTGATTTCAGAGGACGAAGAcagtgataataaaaattcaacgataaGTTATAAAGAACGACGTAGGGAAGCTCATACTCAGGCTGAACAAAAGCGTAGAGATGCCATTAAAAAAGGATACGATTCGCTTCAAAATTTAGTGCCTACTTGTCAACATACCGATTCATCCGGTTACAAACTGTCCAAAGCTACGGTTCTTCAAAAATCTATAGATTATATACAGTTTTTGTTgcagcaaaaaaagaaacaagaggaCGAACGTAACGCATTGAGAAAAGAAGTTGTCGCTCTACGTATTATGCAGGCCAATTACGAACAGATTGTGAAAGCGCACCAAACGCAACCTGGTCATGCAGAAATGCGTATATCGGATGAAACGAAATTCCAAGTG ttCCAGGCGATTATGGATCGTTTATTTCAAAGTTTCAACAACATCTCCGTTGCGAATTTTGCAGAATTGTCCGGTTGCGTGTTTAGTTGGTTAGAGGAACATTGCAAGCCTCAG ACTCTTCGCGAGGTAGTACTTTCCGTTTTACAGCAACTCAACAACCAAATCAGCTAG
- the LOC122626958 gene encoding max-like protein X isoform X2 — MANTLHKDGYETQSLTMRGGSGAVGPNADMKLEPSSPTEKYTFSRCSSTGSVNTASSSAHNTEDEDSDNKNSTISYKERRREAHTQAEQKRRDAIKKGYDSLQNLVPTCQHTDSSGYKLSKATVLQKSIDYIQFLLQQKKKQEDERNALRKEVVALRIMQANYEQIVKAHQTQPGHAEMRISDETKFQVFQAIMDRLFQSFNNISVANFAELSGCVFSWLEEHCKPQTLREVVLSVLQQLNNQIS, encoded by the exons ATGGCAAACACTTTGCACAAGGACGGATACGAGACAC AAAGTTTAACTATGCGTGGAGGCAGTGGTGCTGTTGGACCAAATGCTGATATGAAATTAGAGCCATCTAGTCCTACGGAAAAGTATACTTTCTCTCGTTGTAGTAGTACAGGCTCTGTAAATACTGCGTCCTCGTCTGCTCATAATACAG AGGACGAAGAcagtgataataaaaattcaacgataaGTTATAAAGAACGACGTAGGGAAGCTCATACTCAGGCTGAACAAAAGCGTAGAGATGCCATTAAAAAAGGATACGATTCGCTTCAAAATTTAGTGCCTACTTGTCAACATACCGATTCATCCGGTTACAAACTGTCCAAAGCTACGGTTCTTCAAAAATCTATAGATTATATACAGTTTTTGTTgcagcaaaaaaagaaacaagaggaCGAACGTAACGCATTGAGAAAAGAAGTTGTCGCTCTACGTATTATGCAGGCCAATTACGAACAGATTGTGAAAGCGCACCAAACGCAACCTGGTCATGCAGAAATGCGTATATCGGATGAAACGAAATTCCAAGTG ttCCAGGCGATTATGGATCGTTTATTTCAAAGTTTCAACAACATCTCCGTTGCGAATTTTGCAGAATTGTCCGGTTGCGTGTTTAGTTGGTTAGAGGAACATTGCAAGCCTCAG ACTCTTCGCGAGGTAGTACTTTCCGTTTTACAGCAACTCAACAACCAAATCAGCTAG
- the LOC122626955 gene encoding F-box only protein 28 isoform X1: protein MKKMVSTRQSSSIGANNGGGTVNDVREVSPSRKHQASSSAGPSSTSSSVSPPSICNLSLFDLPVEIIEKIFSYLNYNTVAHLRPVSHQMDRVCGNILNSAFQKLQAQMLSRFQAIKSQMPRRESARRNHPLACESDIIETLHMRLTLLQMCFGKHIERKHCCFFPGEILDEVFRILHYIKITPKLARPYKVTDELFDLSTMAMEYFKERIEPMLPEIPYFGADFLDLAGTFPSASNVSKPFMCLDSAPLSVGSSKAGSGSGEEGSPPHSSEDPALLETNVSPPQSNMVLRKRIRKIKQGMKRYNSQLTLMRRDLRSCKAKIAEQQKQIVEYATRLDDNDKKNEETSRKFSTLLQELNKCKTELQYWRSKSPAIPVCVGCGQSMPVPTEDLQALVNQGVMPEVFGEGLDFIPIADAHSPTEVVPQATVTQSPSPAAPSEPAEMAPPKTPIPTDSLKRKSSVDETPSDATKKPRRTAKSRQAKRSKL from the exons ATGAAGAAAATGGTGTCGACACGTCAATCAAGTAGCATAGGTGCAAATAATGGAGGAGGTACTGTTAACGACGTCAGGGAAGTTAGTCCGTCGAGGAAACATCAGGCTTCGTCCTCAGCAGGACCTTCCAGCACGTCTTCTTCAGTTTCTCCTCCTTCGATATGCAACTTAAGCCTTTTTGATTTGCCGGTTGAAATCATTGAGAAGATCTTTAGTTATTTGAATTATAACACGGTAGCACATTTACGTCCA GTTTCTCATCAAATGGATCGTGTCTGTGGAAACATTCTCAATTCGGCATTTCAAAAACTGCAAGCACAAATGTTGAGTCGCTTTCAAGCGATCAAATCTCAAATGCCTAGACGTGAATCCGCGCGTCGTAATCATCCATTAGCATGCGAATCGGATATTATAGAAACTTTACATATGCGACTTACTTTACTTCAAATGTGTTTCGGTAAacatatagagagaaaacatTGTTGCTTTTTTCCTGGAGAG ATATTGGATGAAGTTTTtcgtatattacattatataaagattACTCCAAAATTAGCACGACCTTACAAAGTCACAGatgaattatttgatttgaGTACTATGGCTAtggaatattttaaagaacgaATTGAGCCAATGTTACCAGAAATTCCTTATTTTGGAGCTGATTTTCTGGATTTAGCAGGGACATTTCCTT CAGCTAGTAATGTTAGTAAACCATTTATGTGCCTGGATTCTGCGCCCCTAAGTGTTGGAAGCAGTAAAGCGGGGAGTGGTAGTGGAGAGGAAGGTTCTCCTCCACATTCCTCCGAAGATCCTGCTCTCTTAGAAACGAATGTTTCACCTCCACAATCAAACATGGTATTACGGAAACggattcgtaaaataaaacaaggaaTGAAGAGATATAACAGTCAATTGACGTTGATGCGTAGGGATTTAAGGAGTTGTAAAGCGAAAATAGCCGAGCAACAGAAACAAATTGTAGAGTATGCTACGCGTCTCGACGACAATgacaaaaagaatgaagagacATCTCGCAAGTTTAGCACACTACTACAG gaattaaataaatgtaagacGGAACTTCAATATTGGCGGTCTAAGTCCCCTGCGATACCTGTTTGCGTTGGTTGTGGTCAATCTATGCCAGTACCTACGGAAGATCTACAGGCTTTAGTTAATCAAGGAGTAATGCCAGAGGTATTTGGAGAAGGATTGGATTTTATCCCTATAGCGGATGCACATAGTCCCACGGAAGTTGTTCCACAAGCAACCGTGACGCAATCACCATCGCCAGCAGCTCCTTCGGAACCTGCTGAGATGGCACCTCCTAAAACACCTATACCAACGGATTCCTTAAAACGGAAATCTAGCGTGGACGAAACACCGAGCGACGCTACGAAAAAACCACGTCGTACTGCCAAGTCTCGTCAAGCTAAACGCTCAAAGCTGTAA
- the LOC122626955 gene encoding F-box only protein 28 isoform X2, with translation MKKMVSTRQSSSIGANNGGGTVNDVREVSPSRKHQASSSAGPSSTSSSVSPPSICNLSLFDLPVEIIEKIFSYLNYNTVAHLRPVSHQMDRVCGNILNSAFQKLQAQMLSRFQAIKSQMPRRESARRNHPLACESDIIETLHMRLTLLQMCFGKHIERKHCCFFPGEILDEVFRILHYIKITPKLARPYKVTDELFDLSTMAMEYFKERIEPMLPEIPYFGADFLDLAGTFPSSNVSKPFMCLDSAPLSVGSSKAGSGSGEEGSPPHSSEDPALLETNVSPPQSNMVLRKRIRKIKQGMKRYNSQLTLMRRDLRSCKAKIAEQQKQIVEYATRLDDNDKKNEETSRKFSTLLQELNKCKTELQYWRSKSPAIPVCVGCGQSMPVPTEDLQALVNQGVMPEVFGEGLDFIPIADAHSPTEVVPQATVTQSPSPAAPSEPAEMAPPKTPIPTDSLKRKSSVDETPSDATKKPRRTAKSRQAKRSKL, from the exons ATGAAGAAAATGGTGTCGACACGTCAATCAAGTAGCATAGGTGCAAATAATGGAGGAGGTACTGTTAACGACGTCAGGGAAGTTAGTCCGTCGAGGAAACATCAGGCTTCGTCCTCAGCAGGACCTTCCAGCACGTCTTCTTCAGTTTCTCCTCCTTCGATATGCAACTTAAGCCTTTTTGATTTGCCGGTTGAAATCATTGAGAAGATCTTTAGTTATTTGAATTATAACACGGTAGCACATTTACGTCCA GTTTCTCATCAAATGGATCGTGTCTGTGGAAACATTCTCAATTCGGCATTTCAAAAACTGCAAGCACAAATGTTGAGTCGCTTTCAAGCGATCAAATCTCAAATGCCTAGACGTGAATCCGCGCGTCGTAATCATCCATTAGCATGCGAATCGGATATTATAGAAACTTTACATATGCGACTTACTTTACTTCAAATGTGTTTCGGTAAacatatagagagaaaacatTGTTGCTTTTTTCCTGGAGAG ATATTGGATGAAGTTTTtcgtatattacattatataaagattACTCCAAAATTAGCACGACCTTACAAAGTCACAGatgaattatttgatttgaGTACTATGGCTAtggaatattttaaagaacgaATTGAGCCAATGTTACCAGAAATTCCTTATTTTGGAGCTGATTTTCTGGATTTAGCAGGGACATTTCCTT CTAGTAATGTTAGTAAACCATTTATGTGCCTGGATTCTGCGCCCCTAAGTGTTGGAAGCAGTAAAGCGGGGAGTGGTAGTGGAGAGGAAGGTTCTCCTCCACATTCCTCCGAAGATCCTGCTCTCTTAGAAACGAATGTTTCACCTCCACAATCAAACATGGTATTACGGAAACggattcgtaaaataaaacaaggaaTGAAGAGATATAACAGTCAATTGACGTTGATGCGTAGGGATTTAAGGAGTTGTAAAGCGAAAATAGCCGAGCAACAGAAACAAATTGTAGAGTATGCTACGCGTCTCGACGACAATgacaaaaagaatgaagagacATCTCGCAAGTTTAGCACACTACTACAG gaattaaataaatgtaagacGGAACTTCAATATTGGCGGTCTAAGTCCCCTGCGATACCTGTTTGCGTTGGTTGTGGTCAATCTATGCCAGTACCTACGGAAGATCTACAGGCTTTAGTTAATCAAGGAGTAATGCCAGAGGTATTTGGAGAAGGATTGGATTTTATCCCTATAGCGGATGCACATAGTCCCACGGAAGTTGTTCCACAAGCAACCGTGACGCAATCACCATCGCCAGCAGCTCCTTCGGAACCTGCTGAGATGGCACCTCCTAAAACACCTATACCAACGGATTCCTTAAAACGGAAATCTAGCGTGGACGAAACACCGAGCGACGCTACGAAAAAACCACGTCGTACTGCCAAGTCTCGTCAAGCTAAACGCTCAAAGCTGTAA